Part of the Vicia villosa cultivar HV-30 ecotype Madison, WI unplaced genomic scaffold, Vvil1.0 ctg.000393F_1_1, whole genome shotgun sequence genome is shown below.
CGTTTCTAACCAATTCTCTTGAACCAGTAGACCTTTCATCTTCAAGCGACACAAATCAAAATCATTCACACTgttgaacttttcaatctcatacttcgtTGATGACATCTTCTCCACACTCACATCACtaatttgttgtgaaaacgatGTCGAAATAACAAAGCATAATCGATTTCTTTATCTGCAAGAAACCCACAAGGGTAGAAAAAGGGAAGCAAGAAGAACACGATAAATATTTATAAActgctattctttactttctctgtgaaataagattacaagtgttacaaaataacaaataatctctctcaccctaattaggatttgcattatgcaatgatgaaagactagtatgttatttataagaaACTGACACACTAAACTAATGAGCTTTTACACACAGACCCATGACACACGCTAATTTATAAAACaaactaacttaaacaattgagtTTAACAAACAGGTccaattcgacatgctaacaaATCTAGCATGCTTTGACTTCGACTACAATATGTGAACAAACTTCGACGACATGCTAAAATCCCATTGAATTGTCGAACTAAAAAACTACCTTCCGACCTTACTAAAATTCGATCAAATATCTTACATTATTAATAGTAATTAATGAATTATAAATTTGCATTGTTATCTCCAACACAAATTTATAAAAGATGCATAATAGATTCATATTAAAAATGCAGAAATaggataaaaaatgaaataagttGTGCAAGAGAAAAAGGAAATGTGAGATGGatcacaaagaaaagaaagatgcAAGTTCGAACAAAGAAGGATTACAATTATTTCGTTAAATACCTACCAACtgtaaataaataattgatttgGGATTTAATGTGGAATCTAGGATTTGGAGCTTCTCATATAATTGATTTTGGCTTGGTTTTGGTGGACCAAATTGTGTGATTGGCTTGGTTTTGACAATACTTCTTTTCCGGATAATTTATTTAATCGCCTTTCTCTTATGGATTTGTCTTGTAAATCCAAATTTAAGGTTGATACTAGTTGGTTATTTGGATTGGCTTTTTGTTGGGGAATTTGGAATTGTAGGAATGCTATAGTTTTTGAGGGTGTTTCCTTGAGGAATTTTGACACTATAGGTATGGTGAAGTTTGTTGCTTGGGAATGGTTCCTTTCCTCTTATAAAGGGTTAGAGACCATTTTTTGGGGTGATTGGTTTATCAATCCGGGTTTATGTATTAGGTGATTTTGTAAGGGGGTTGTGGGGGTGTTTTaacctccttttttttctttgtaattGGGTTAGCACCCCTTGTGCTTTTTAATGCcgttttgcttataaaaaaaaaaaaaatataattgattttggaAGATTGAAtcaatttgaaaaaaagaaaagcaaacaTGCTGTAAATGAGAGCAATCATACATCTAGatgattaattattgattttgaaaaatcaatcacAATTTTTAACAATTATTGTATTATGCAACTCTGAACATCAATTTAAATGGATGTTATATAATTATAAGATATACAAATACAAAAATGAGAGCTTCAAAATTGCTAAACATAACTCTTAGTTTCTCATATCATTACATAAATTCACATAATACATAATGTAATGTGCCACATAAAAATTCACTAAAGTTAATAGAAGATCGAAAAATTCATTGTCCATGGTTTTTAGTTGATTTCTCTGGCCACGATTCTTTGCAATATCAAATATCATGACGCAATTGATCACATCTGCAACCGTGATTTAAAACCTTGATCATATCGATTGCTTTATCTCCATAAAAACTCTTGAACCGAGGTTTGCCAATAAAGAACAAGCAAGAGCATAACCAAAACACATGCTAATCCCCAAGAAGAGTTTCCAATTCTAAGCACCAAAGAAGGATCATGAGATGGTAACAATGAAGTTCttgaagatgatgacaaagaATAAGAGCTTGATGAAGAGGTTCTTTTGATGGCAATTATAAGTCCAAAAAGAATCATAGGCAAAACAAAACCAGAGCTAGTCCATTTTGATTCATAATATCTCCTATCACTCTTTGAGTTCACATATAAAGGAGATAATACTATAGCTGAGACTAAAGCCAATACCATAGCCAGTGATCTTTGTGAAAATCCATGGTTTGAGGAAGCATATGTTGTTGTATCCATTTTATGAAATTTGAGAGAAAAATAATTGTTTGGGTTTACTTGCATATGAAGAAGCCAACTTGGGTTTTTATTGTCAAAAATTTAACTTGTGGCAAGTATTTATAGAAGGTGGAAAAAGAATTTGGATTTGATGCAAAATAATCAATTtcataaatcaaagatcttttGCGCCCATCTGTAATGACTGATATGTAAAACTCTCACTCAAGATATTTAACACTGTTGCGTGTTCAGATTTGGGTTCGAACCTATAATCTTTAGTTAAGATGAAAAAAATCTTTATCATCTCATCTAAATACTCTTAAATTAACATGTTACGATCGTTGAAGAAACCgttgattttaattatatattttgattttaaaaattaaaatatcgaATTAGAACTTCTAACAGTTGATTTTGATCAAACGGACGTTAATGATCAGTAAAGatgaagataatataaatatgtaGAAAAGATGAAGGTAATAATGGGGGTGATGGGCTAAGGAATCTAGATGGCATTGGATGACAGGAGTGTGATAGACAAACAGCCGGCCAAAAAGTGAAGAAGATTAAAGAATGTTTAGAATTGATATAAAGGTGAAAAAGTATGGTATAGAAAGGAGATTCATTGGAATGCAAGTAAGGTatattttctacttttttttggTGTGTTCATATTTCATGTTGTGATTTATATTTAGGAGCACTTAGGTTTAATCAATGTTTATATGTTTGGATATAGCTTTGATCAAAATCAATGCATTATAAACAGCACTGATTTTCATCACTTTTTGACAAATGTAATTGAGATATCGTTTTATAATTGATGGCTTAAATGTTTATATTGCATCGGTTTATTACATTCACGCATTCAATAGTTAATAGCCTTTCGATTAAAATCGGACGGTTAGGATTTAATAGTTAAAAATTCTCTGATTACGTGAATGCGATATTTTTGCTGACCTTAGGAgattttattttgacttttgagttgggtaaggttaccttcaatataaaatattttaaaaacaaaaaattattgtattatttaataaattaaaatcatgTGGTGAATAATTGTTTTTTCAGCGAGTATTAGTATGTAAACTGCTAGTTTAAATTCAATCTTCGACAACAACATTCATTTGTATTTATAAACTAATCTAAATAAGTTAtcgatatttataaatcaacaattttatataaaaaaacaaatgcaATGAAACTAAATTTTAATATCTAATCTAATATGAAATTTAAAGAAATGTTACTATATTTTAATTacagtttataataataaatttaaatatttataaaattaatataagttaataaattTAATACTATTCAATAAGTTCTTTAGCAAATTTACATATTAACtcaaagtaaaaaaaatactCCTATATTAATTATGCAAAGttttctctttatatatatttaaataaattaatttgacgtgttaaaatttatttttctagCATGACCCTTTTGCATATATATACTATTGCTTTAACCTAGAAAGCATGGTCAGAAGAAACCCTAAGATGAATTCAGAAGATGATTCACTTGCCAACCTTGATTGTAAtctcattccagaagaagaagatgattcaCTTGCTACTCTTTATTGTAATCTCATTCCAGTGATGCTATGTGTCTGGAATTCTCTAATATCTATTCATAAATTCGCCAGAAAACACTTGAAGCTGTCAACaacaaaccctaaccctaacaaCATGATAATCATGGATTCACTTCCCACTCTTCCTTTTGATCTCATAACTGAGATACTCTCTAGGCTACCCGTCAAAATGCTCGTTCGATTCCGATGCGTCTGCAAGTCCTGGAATTCACTTATATCCGATCACAAATTTTCTACAAACCACTTTAAGCTATCAACCAAGCAGAACCTCCATTTCATAAGCTATCATAAGCCTTCACAGAGGCATGTTTTAAAGTCTTACCCACTCCAATCCGTTTTCACAGACCTAACTAGTAATTTCACTCAGCTTGCCTTTCCATTTAACTCTCCTTCTGATAAAACTTTACATTACATTGTTGGCTCGTGTCACGGAATCCTTTGTCTTGCCCATAGTAGTAACTCTTCTGTTGTATTGTGGAACCCTTCTattagaaaattcaaagaattgcCTCCTTTTAAAAACCCGCAAGTGTTGGCTCAAAATGTAAATCGAGCGATAAAGTATGGCTTCGGCTACGATCATGTTTCTCATAATTACAAAGTGGTTGTTCTTTACAACAGTCGTACCCATTTGCGCACAACTAAAATTAACGTTTATACTTTGAGTACCAATTCTTGGAGAAACGTTCGgatatttcctttttcttctgACTTTAGCGATGATCAACACGGGATATATTTAAGCGGTACAATTAATTGGTTGGCCTATCCTAACTGCTGTTGTTCAtattttattgtttcttttgatttagGTGAGGAGTCTTATGAAAAGAtttctcctcctcctcctgaTCATGGAATGAAAGCTGTGTGGGGGGCGAAATTGTGTGTCTTGAAGGATTGCTTGTGCATAGTTTCTTACTATGATGTTTGGGTAATGAAAGAGTATGGAGTTAAAGAGTCTTGGACTAGATTGGTCAAAGTTCCTAACTTGCTAGATCAATGTGTATCGTCTTGTTTCTTGACCTATGCATTGTATGTTTTTGAAGACGACCAAGTGTTGTTGGAGGAGGGATTGGAAAAGAAGTTGATCATTTACAATTTTAAGAATCATACTTTTATGGTTACTGCCATGTTTGAAACCCGTCCAGAAATCTGCACCGAGAGTTTGATATCACCTTGTTCCTAATGTTCTTAATGCTAGGATCTCACTTGAAAATTTTAACCATAATGTAATTGCTATGATTACCGGTGAATTCATGGATAATTGCTATGGAAATGTTTTATGTTTAGAATAATAAATTTGAAGCTATATGCTCGCATTTTTTTTCTTGTTCTAAACTCTATGATTCTTAATTTGATACTAGTTTGTCTTTTTGGAAATTCATAATTTGAAATTAACAAAAGATCACTGCACTAATACATACTGGTTTGTTGAATTGTTGGTGTGATGATGTGATGTTTATTGAGGCTAATATGCCATTGTCAATTTGTTCTTGTAAGTCAAAGATAATGGAAAGGTTAATATTATTGTGTTAGTGCTTGTGCTATTATTATTGTGTTGTTGTTTGTGGTAGTGCTTGTGCTATGCTATTGGTTGCAGTAGACTTTTTTAGAATAATTCAGAGTCACAAAGTTCATGAATTTGTGCAAGAGAAACTTGAGAGGTGATGTTTAATGGCTCTTACTTGACAAACATGTACCGTCATTGGGCTGCATCGTTAAATTCGTTATACTATTAGTCATGCTTACAGGCCAAGGAGTCTGTAAAACCGCATCAAACAATGCAGACTATTCTTACATTGGACAGTGCTTTGAATCAGGAACTAGTTGACTTCTTCACCAAGTCACTCCTACCTCAATCATTTCATTTTCTCTTATACAAGTTGGGAATGATTAATATCTATCTACCCTCCAACTTGCGGGGAGATATTACACCAGTAACTAGTTAAGCTAACTTGTTAGTCAAGTCAACTAATATTACACTCATAAAACGATCATGCGAAAGAAAAGAATATCCATTTTTGTTCGGAAAAAACCTTGTCGCTGTAATTTCTGATAATGAGGTTCTTACGGTCTTTTATAAGCCATATTGAGGCTTACGTATTAGAGCTTATCAAACACTTCAGAcagtgtttgatttgtttgtgtttcttGCTTTTAGTTGACAAGGAGGAGAGTGAAATACTAGCAGATGATGAAAACTAGTTAAGATTTCCTCGCCACTAATTAAGTTGCACAATATTTTCATCGGATGTAAGCATTTCCATGTTTCAGGGAAGGCATTCCTTTTAGCAAAGCTTTGTTGGTCTTGTTGAAATATGCAAGAGATCTTCAACACTGAAGGTTAATTTTCTATACGTATTACACCACTTGGTGCCTATATTTGTCTATTAGAGGACCGGGTTGAATCTTCCAACCAAGCTTGAGAGTACAAGCTTTATTCATATTCGCTAACTTCCTGAGACCAAGGCCACCCAACTGCTTTGGCTTTGTAAGAATGTCCGAGTTCACCGCATGATACCTTCTATTCTCTTTTGTGTCTCCCCATATAACTTTCCTCTGCATGCGATGAATACATGCCTTAGGTATAATGTTGGTCATCAATGGGAAATAGGAATAGCCTCCATCACGCTCTTTGTCAAAGTTACCCTCCCCGCAAATGAGATATGCTTAGCTTTCCATGATGtcagttttgattttttttaaaattttggagtTGGAGAAATCGGAATTTTTTTGTAACATGTTCAAAATAGAAAAGAGACTGTACTGTTGAACTGTCACTCGGTGTATGTTTAACCGTCTTAGGAACACCTTTTGTTTTTACCGCTGAGATGATTGATTTCTAATCAGTGTGGTTTCTGGATAAGAAATCTTCTTCAATTGCTCTTTAATGTGGAGTTTCATAATGTCCCTTCTTTCAAAAATCTCTCGTGTATCTCTTCTCATTCggtcaagataaaatatttgatttaccgTCCTTCATCACACCACcaccatcatcttcttcttcttcttcatcatcatcatcatcatcattatcaaacttGAGCTTTTTCCAATGAGTGCAAACCTCATTCATTCGTATTGGGCTATCATGTTTCACCCACTTTGAAATTAGACAAGTATAGATTATACATTTTCTTAAGTGTGCAACCACATTTTGAGCTATCGCAACCTATATTCTCTGTGCATTTGGCTTCGTGAAAAATATAATTCAGTGTTGCTCGAGATATGTTGTCGACGGACTGTGAATAAAGATTGTTGTCTTTGAACCTGTGTTACAACACTATGATGCTGTGACCAAATGATGTTTGGATCTCATTGTGATTATTTTGGATATTCTAGTTTACGGAGTTCTAATATCTACACAAATCACCTTTACTATTTTTCAACCAATTCTTCAGTGTAGCATGGAAAGACTCAACTCGATTAGTTGTTATATTTCTTAAGTGTCTAACTTGATCATTCCAAGCaaaaaaaatcttcttcttcatctggtCTAGAATTGGACTTTCAATATATATTCAATGAATATGGATATTTTTCACACACCTTCCTAAAAAGCAAAACGACATCGGCATATGATTATTTCGTAGAAGAATTTATTATAACATTTCATGTATTCATTATTCTTTTCACAATCACGCTAGCTTTGACAATAATTTCCTCTTCACCCTTAATTGGTTTGGTCCCTACAACAAGTTTAACTTGAATGCTCACATTCTTTGTGATGTGATACCTACAAAGTAATGCATAAGAAGTAAAAAAGACATTAGCAACCGAATTCATCAATATGGTATCACAGTCGGTGACAATGACTTCCAGCGTGTCTTCTTTGTTTTTTAACATTGCCTGACACGCTTCAGAAGAGATACAAGAATCTGAAACAGTTTCATGTAGTTGACTCTGGAGCCCATAGTGAGctgataaaagaaaatatattttaaaagaaaaaattgattGTTTGGAAAAAGAAAGCTATGCTCTCAAAAACAAGAGTGAAAAACTAGATAAGGAAATTCTTTTAGAAGTTACCATATACTTTGAGTTGTGTTTTAAAGAAATATGATTCATCTTTTCCAAAATTTCTAACAAGAAACATAAATAGAGGCAAGATGGCTTCCATGATCTATGAAGTAAGTAGAAATGAGAAAAAGGCATTGGTTATGTTTCACCAAGGAATTCTATGTTTGATTCTAAACCCCAAAAGTGGTAATAAAACCAAAAGCTTTGTATTCGTATTTCACTTATGGCCATACACATGATACATATGACGAAGGTGAGATGATACACTATGCTTTCTATGCAGATGTTGAACCCCTCAATGCAACTGAAGCATTaaaggattcgaagtgggtgaaatCTTTGAATGAGGAACTGAAGTCCATCGAAGTCAATGACACTTagtcacttgtcgaattgcctcaaggcaagaaggcaattggtgtgaagtgggtatacaaggtgaaatGTAATCTCAACGGTGAAGTAACTCGACACAAGGCTAGACTTGTGGCGAAAGGATTTTTTCaaaaagaaggaatcgacttcgaTGAAGTTTTTGCATCTGTTGCTAGGATCAAAACAATCAGGTTGGGTGTCTGTTTAGAAAATATGAACAATTGACACATATGacagatggatgtgaaatgtgcattcctgaatgaacccttagacgaagaagtttatgttgcacaaccaattgggtttgtgaaacatgtcAAAGAGAGAAAGGTTTACATGGTGCATAAGGCCCTATATGGActtaagcaagctccaagagatTGGAATAAGAGTATTGACAATTTCCTAAGGGAGAGAGAAATTGTGAAATGCGCAACTAAGCATGGAGTGTattaagaagaagcaagagtgaattgcttatactatgtgtctatgtcgatgacttgttaatAACAGGTAGATGTAAGAAAAAGatcgaagacttcaaaggtgatcttatcAAGGAGTTCAGAATGTCTGATATGGACAacatttcatacttccttggcatcgAATTCAACAAGAGTAGTAaaggcttgatgatgcatcaaagaagatatgctaCTCAGCTTCAACACCTGCTGAACAAAGATTGCAACTGTAGATAGAATCAGATAATGATAAATTCGACCAATCTAGTACAAAAGATTTATTGGTTCATTAAGATACCTTTTTCACATAAGGCCTGATCTAGCTTTCATGGATGAATAGAAAAACTTAGAATTCTGATCCCCTTCCCTCCATCTCTTTGGTGGAGGGATCTAACATTGTCTCTTGGATCTTGGGGGTGATATGAACTGATTTAGAAATAGTATTTCGAGAAAACTTGGAGATGGATCCCTCGTTGACTTTTGGCAACACAAATGGTTTAGAGCAGCTCCTCTATTTGTTCAATTCCCTTCATTATTTGCCTCGCTGCAGCCTAACTGAGTTCAAGTAAAGGAGATGGGGAGTTGGTCCAATGGAGTGTGGAGTTAGAATATCAATTGTGAGCAGGTTCTTCTATCTTCTCCTGATGTTACGAAGTTTCAAGAGCTGCATAATTGTCTTGTGATGTTTGCTCCCAATCTATCGCGAGTGGATTCTTATATTTGGTGGAGGAATGTTGATATTATTCGGTCAAAGCGGCAACTGCTATGCTCTACTATATTTCTCCTGCATGTTCGGGTTCTTTCACTCACTTGGAGCCTTCTTTCATTTGGTTATGGAAGTCACAAGTCCCTAATAATATCAAGGTTTTCACCTAAAGATTATTTCACAATATGTTGCAAACTCAGGATCAATTAGCAAAGAGAGGAATCCTTTTGGGTCAGCATAATTTGGTTTGTTCGTTCTGTTTAGGTCTAGACGAGAATCTCATTTATCTCTTTTTTACTTGTCCTTCGACATTTCAGGTTTGACAGCAGTTATTCCTTTGGATTGGTCTTGTTTCTTTTGTGCCTT
Proteins encoded:
- the LOC131627671 gene encoding F-box/kelch-repeat protein At3g23880-like, whose translation is MVRRNPKMNSEDDSLANLDCNLIPEEEDDSLATLYCNLIPVMLCVWNSLISIHKFARKHLKLSTTNPNPNNMIIMDSLPTLPFDLITEILSRLPVKMLVRFRCVCKSWNSLISDHKFSTNHFKLSTKQNLHFISYHKPSQRHVLKSYPLQSVFTDLTSNFTQLAFPFNSPSDKTLHYIVGSCHGILCLAHSSNSSVVLWNPSIRKFKELPPFKNPQVLAQNVNRAIKYGFGYDHVSHNYKVVVLYNSRTHLRTTKINVYTLSTNSWRNVRIFPFSSDFSDDQHGIYLSGTINWLAYPNCCCSYFIVSFDLGEESYEKISPPPPDHGMKAVWGAKLCVLKDCLCIVSYYDVWVMKEYGVKESWTRLVKVPNLLDQCVSSCFLTYALYVFEDDQVLLEEGLEKKLIIYNFKNHTFMVTAMFETRPEICTESLISPCS